Below is a window of Nicotiana tabacum cultivar K326 chromosome 19, ASM71507v2, whole genome shotgun sequence DNA.
CTTGGAACATGATATTAAGTCTGTCGGAACTTAAATGGTCCATGCCAAGGACAGCTTTGCAATTTCTGCAATGCTGGTGTAGAGCTGGTCTAAACAAAGCTTCTTTCAAAATATGGAACTCCACTCAGGTAATAGTATGGTGGACCATCTGGAGAGAGAGAAACTCCAGTATTTCTTAAGGCAACAGAGAAACTTCTCTTAGTCTTAACTCTTAAGCTTAAACGTATTCTGGCTTAATTTTGGAACATCGATGTTCTAAGTGAGTCTGATGCCATATTTGACTTTATCAACTCAAGACACAACCTGTGAAGGCTTACTGATAGGTAGCTACTTTTGCGATGTAACTACCAGACGCCAGCACTTTCTTGTTGCTGTTCTCAATCAATAAAATTTTACCTTAACAAAAAGATGGGGAATGGAAACAAGTTAGACCAACCTTACGCAGCAGTAGTCTGGAGGAGCATAAAAAAGGATGATAAGAAGTTTACAGAAATGTAAAATATGAAACCAGAATCAATGTCTGAAAATAAGACATCGATTCGTGAAACCACTCTCGGGCAGAGATAGCAGAAATGGAAAGGCAACAAAGGCCACGAGTTCACAATTAAGTCCTATAATATATTGCTTGTGAAGGGGAAGGAATTCCTCACACTTCAATTTGGGTTCCAGAATAGTGCTAGAAAGGTGTCATTCTTTGTCTAGATAGCAACACAAGGATCCATTGTAATAGCAGAAATCTAACGAAACAGTTTATGCTAGTTGGCGTACTGTGCACGTGAAGGCAGAGCAAGATGTAACATTAATCATTTGATGCTATAATGTCCACCCACAGAAAAGTCATGGAGTACAGTGTGAAACATGTTTGGAATTAGATGGTGACACAAAGTAGAGAGCTATCAGTCTATCACTTTGAGTGGAAGTGTAGAAGCAGAAAATAGAAAAGATGAGCATTTTGGACCTGATTTGGACCACATGGAAAGAAACAAATGTGATGTTAATAGAATATTTTTAATTTCTCTACAGTTTTGGTACACATTTGGTAAGCGGACTCGTAGAGGATTGGATGTTATAGAGAATCATGTTCCTGTGCAGGATTTTATTTAATGtttacattttctttttttttggtaataaGGAAAATTTTATTACCAGGAAAAAAATACTTACAGACAATGAAAACCCCCTAAAACTGGACGCAGTCCCCAGTTTTAGAAACACCGGCCTCAGAGTCTCCAACTAGCTACAAACACCATGAAACTACAACTGATATTGGCTAATCTATTTAATGTTTACATTACAATTTACATAACCTTTTATCTTtacacaaaattaaaaaaaaatggcaaTCCAAATAAAAAATTAAGCCACAAAAAAAGATCAGATTTATTTTACAGATAGCTAAGAGCTTGACTTTCAAAAAACAATTTTGATCACTTTCTCTCAATTACTCTACTATTCCTATTTTTCAGCGATTTGGCTTCTTAGACAATTGAAGAGAACTGAACTAGATCTCTTTCACTGTTTGTGCTCATGCTAGTTGTTAACtagtctttttcttcttttgtttctcgATCTTCTACTTTGCTTCACCACTCTTCCTTTTTTCTTGGTGCTTTTGCCAGTTCTTCCATCTTTTTATTGATCGGAAATAAGATAGTTATGTGAATTAGCATATTTCTGCGGACTAAAAGGTCAAAATTTCTTAAAAGGATATGTTATTTATAGTTTTCATGTTCAGTTTGAAATAGAGACGCTACAAATGATTAATAAACATCAATTCCCAAATAAATTACTTAGGTAAGGCTAGAAGTTGGAACATTTTATATCATCATCTCTACGATAGAATTGATTATTTTGTAAATTATGAGTCACAATCCTGAGTGAATAATCCAAACTAATGCCAGTTGATTATTTGGTTGAAGAACCTCAAGCTTTTCATTTCCAGTAACAAATTTAAAGCATACCCATAAGTCAGTTTATGCAACTTGGAAAACTGCAAGTTGATGCCTTCTGTGATAAAGGAGAGCACGTGTGAACTTTAGCTAAAGGATTGTAATGTAGATATATGTATTCACTACATCAGTATTCAATTTACAAGCTTGTGCATGGACCATATTTGTAGCATCATTTTTATATTTCAGCTTtattttcaaacaaaataatGTAATATTAGTTGTTTATATTACTTAGGAGCTTGTTCTTTATGCACAGAAAACTGAGCAAATACGTGGATCATCCTCCTATGTTGTCAGGTGGCGATTCGCTTATGGTGGGAGAATTTGAGATGGTTAGGGCTACAAAGGATGATGCCGAGCACAGTGAATGAGGCACTATTCAGTTGGGGCTGAGTAAGACAAGGCGAAGGGTGCGGGATGTTGCCACAGTAGTACTCATGTGGGTCTTATGGAAGGACAAAATTAGGAGAGCTTTTGAAGGAATATAGAACGACTATATACATTTGAGGAATAGCCTCTCATTTTCTAGTTTCTTTTTGGTACACCCATTGAGATTCCAATTTGTAAAGAAGATTAGTGAGTTTTGTAGAGAATCATATTCTTTTGTAGGTTCTCTACCTTTTGTTATGCTATTTGTAAGGGAAATTTTCCCATCGTTAATAAGATTAATTACCTTATTAAAATAATTAGTTGCTTATAACTTTTTCCAGTAAGAACAAAAGTTTAACAAGCACCActttactctttcctgggatccTGATTCTGAAGACCTTTATTGAATGAAAAAGTCATGCAACTCCATTGTAAGTAACATAAGCAACAGGATAAGGATTCACCAAATAAGtaagaaaaactcacaaaaatTGTCACAAGCAATAGAAAAGTTTTCATACCTGATTGATGACTAGCAGTCAATTAACCCCACAGATTAATCTAACAACACCAGCCAGCAACGGTCCATGCTTATCCAACAAATTTGCTTCTGACCAGATCTGCTACTTGGGAGCAGCACCAATTGATTATGAGAACTTGGTTATAACAATAATGGCTGAGCTCAGCAATCTGGCTTCTAATCCAAGTGGGGCCATCAAGAGAGTTAAAATGTAATAAAAATGAATGCTAGCGcacctatgttgctcggactctccgaaaatgtcgGTGGGTGCGTATCGGATCCTCCAAAATTCCCTTGAGACCAGGTATACTGCTTCTCAAGCACACATTTCAAATAGAATTCTAATAAAAGGAAATTTTCCCACATCACAATCCAGCCAAAATTCATCGCATAGATGAACCCCATTCAAAAACTCAATTTTCACCAGACCGTGTTGGAAATGTCGGAATCAAGTTCAGATATTCATGGTATTTGTCATCCTTCGACAGTAATTCAACAACAAGAGATATTGTTGATAGATCTGGTGAAAGATGTTTCTCTGCCATTTTCTGAAGAAGGTTTACTACCTGTGGCGCATCATTGTTATCACAGAAACCTCGCATAAGTGTATTAAATGTTACAACATTAGGAAAACATCCCTTCTTTTCCATCTCCAAGAACAGATTATTTGCTTTTTCTAATTGACCAATTTTACAGAACCCATGAATCATGATAGAATATGTAACAACAGTTGGGACCAAGCCTTTCTGGGATAAACTCTCAAACAATTTGGTAGCGTCTTCAAGCTTTCCTCCTTTACACAACCCGTCAATCACACAATTAAAGGCATCAATAGTGAGTTCATGTCTTGTCCTTTCTAGaagttggaacaactccattgCCTCCGTGAGGCAATTATTCTTGCAAAATCCATCTAATAATATAGTGAAAGTTGAAGAATCTGGTGTCACACCACACCTTTGCATCTCGTCAAATAGTTCTCGGCCATCCCCAACTTTTCCTCCGTGAAAAAGAGCAGTTAACAAAGTGTTGAATGTAACTACCGTTGGCTTATAATCCTTCTGAAGCATCTCTTTATAAAGCCTCCAACCATCGTCTATTCTTCCGCACTTGCAATAGCCATTGATTAAGATATTGTAACTTATTACGTTGCGTTCCTCGCCCTTAGCAGCCATTGAAACAAACAACTGCCTTGCATTATCAACCTTTCCCTCTAAGCAAAATCCATCCATCAACGTGTTATACGTAAAAGAATCAGGTTTTTCACCCCTTTGTATCATTAAGTCTAACAACGCACTTGCTTCTTCGGTTCTCCCTTCCTTACAAAGGACATTCATCAAGACGTTGAACGTTACAACATTCGGACGGATACCTTGATCCACCATTTCATTAAAGAAAGCCTTCGCTTCCTCCCACTTACGAGCATCCGACAGACCATGAACCAACGAGCCATATACTACCACATCCGGGGAgattcttttctccttcatctccAAAAATACCTTAACCGCCTTATCTACCAAACCTTCCTTGCAAAGTCCATCAATTATCATGCTATATGTTACAACATTCGGCCTAAACGGAACACCAAAAAGAACATTCCCCTTGGACATTTCTTGATGCAAAACGAGCGCCCTCTCAGCATTACCACTCCTACACAACCCATTAATCAAAGTTCCCCATGTTT
It encodes the following:
- the LOC107784564 gene encoding uncharacterized protein LOC107784564, yielding MIVPRTSARLSGYSAAAKSSKFFSLFIEPTQNKISLEKFLKNDCKSGKIHIKDALNYFDNMLHMQSPPPISSFNILLGAVAKTKHYNDVISLYNKMVAVNYSTDFITLNILINSFCSMKQVGLGFSVLGGIFKRGYSPNVVTFTSLIKGLFVENKINEAVGLFKKIVELGYKPHVKTWGTLINGLCRSGNAERALVLHQEMSKGNVLFGVPFRPNVVTYSMIIDGLCKEGLVDKAVKVFLEMKEKRISPDVVVYGSLVHGLSDARKWEEAKAFFNEMVDQGIRPNVVTFNVLMNVLCKEGRTEEASALLDLMIQRGEKPDSFTYNTLMDGFCLEGKVDNARQLFVSMAAKGEERNVISYNILINGYCKCGRIDDGWRLYKEMLQKDYKPTVVTFNTLLTALFHGGKVGDGRELFDEMQRCGVTPDSSTFTILLDGFCKNNCLTEAMELFQLLERTRHELTIDAFNCVIDGLCKGGKLEDATKLFESLSQKGLVPTVVTYSIMIHGFCKIGQLEKANNLFLEMEKKGCFPNVVTFNTLMRGFCDNNDAPQVVNLLQKMAEKHLSPDLSTISLVVELLSKDDKYHEYLNLIPTFPTRSGEN